One genomic window of Candidatus Nitrosopumilus sediminis includes the following:
- a CDS encoding PadR family transcriptional regulator has product MISEWFQRVGSSIPRGFSRYFILELLKKTPHTGKEIIDYAVEQSNGIWKPSPGLIYPLLGRLLDEGLIEETKDGKYQLTKKGKDTADDVDKVNDIVKKQLEVLFRLGNVGRFVAIDLLEKISAMGSILSSNFANMTDEETKKYKQFLESELKKVQEKDVKKKGKEIKIE; this is encoded by the coding sequence ATGATTTCTGAATGGTTTCAAAGAGTAGGAAGCTCAATCCCTAGAGGATTTTCGAGATATTTTATTTTAGAATTATTGAAAAAAACACCTCATACAGGAAAGGAAATAATTGATTATGCAGTGGAACAAAGTAACGGTATTTGGAAACCATCACCTGGGTTGATCTATCCCTTGTTAGGAAGATTACTAGATGAAGGGCTAATTGAAGAAACTAAGGATGGAAAATATCAACTAACAAAAAAAGGAAAAGACACTGCAGATGATGTAGATAAGGTAAATGACATCGTTAAGAAACAACTAGAAGTGTTATTCAGACTAGGCAATGTAGGGAGATTTGTCGCAATTGATCTATTAGAGAAGATTTCTGCCATGGGATCTATTCTTAGTTCAAATTTTGCCAACATGACTGACGAGGAGACAAAAAAATACAAACAATTTTTGGAATCAGAATTAAAAAAAGTTCAAGAAAAAGATGTAAAGAAGAAAGGAAAAGAAATCAAGATCGAATAA
- a CDS encoding succinate dehydrogenase/fumarate reductase flavoprotein subunit, whose translation MVDSLEFDLIICGSGLAGLRAAIAAAKKGPNLKIGIVSKVQVMRSHSVSAEGGTAAVLFEDEGDTIESHVYDTVKGSDFLADQDVAERLCVEMPKEIHQLDHWGMPWSRRDDGRIDQRNFGGYSFPRATYASDKVGFFEMQTLYDTCQKFENIEYLNEWFVTSIIHDGKRFMGVTAIELGSGTFYTIKGKALIIATGGAGRLYSFSTYALSSTPDGLDMGLRAGMALKDMEFVQFHPTGILPSGILITEGARGEGGYLLNNKGERFMKTYAAGKMELAPRDIVSRSIMTEIQEGRGFKHETGVDCMKLDLRHLGDEKIKEKLGGIREISIKFSGQDPAQDLLDIRPVCHYMMGGLHTDIDGATEIQGVWAAGEAACNSVHGSNRLGANSTSECIVWGKITGELAIDYIQKNESTNPWPHHLVAAEEKRIYDGIFRGNGDVNPYEIRQQLTDTMNEKAYVYKNETNLVEGLKKIRELKKQTWKHVDDKAKEYNTNFANVMELDSMFRVAEIVLLGAINRKESRGAHARTDYPKRDDANFLHHTLAYYDPNEPIMKTHPVTITKYQPVERKY comes from the coding sequence ATGGTAGATTCGCTTGAATTTGATTTAATTATTTGTGGTTCTGGTCTTGCAGGTCTAAGAGCTGCTATTGCTGCAGCCAAAAAAGGACCTAATCTCAAAATTGGAATTGTTTCTAAAGTTCAAGTGATGCGTTCCCATTCTGTTTCTGCAGAAGGTGGAACCGCAGCAGTTCTTTTTGAAGATGAAGGTGACACAATTGAATCTCATGTTTATGACACTGTCAAAGGAAGTGATTTTCTTGCAGACCAAGATGTTGCAGAAAGACTATGTGTCGAAATGCCAAAAGAAATTCATCAATTAGATCATTGGGGTATGCCATGGTCTAGAAGAGACGATGGTAGAATTGATCAAAGAAATTTTGGTGGTTACAGTTTCCCTAGAGCAACATATGCCTCAGATAAAGTCGGTTTCTTTGAAATGCAAACTTTGTATGATACATGCCAAAAATTTGAAAATATTGAATATCTTAACGAATGGTTTGTAACATCAATTATTCATGATGGAAAGCGATTCATGGGAGTTACTGCAATTGAATTAGGCTCTGGAACCTTTTACACAATTAAAGGCAAAGCTCTAATCATTGCAACTGGTGGTGCAGGAAGATTATACAGTTTTTCAACTTATGCCCTTTCTTCAACACCTGATGGATTGGATATGGGATTACGTGCTGGCATGGCACTCAAAGATATGGAGTTTGTTCAATTTCATCCAACAGGAATCTTGCCTTCTGGAATTTTAATCACAGAAGGTGCAAGAGGAGAAGGGGGTTATCTTCTTAACAATAAGGGTGAGAGATTTATGAAAACATATGCTGCTGGCAAAATGGAATTAGCTCCACGTGATATTGTATCAAGATCAATTATGACAGAAATTCAAGAAGGACGTGGATTCAAACACGAAACTGGTGTTGATTGTATGAAACTAGATTTACGACATCTGGGAGATGAAAAAATTAAAGAAAAATTAGGTGGAATTAGAGAAATCTCAATAAAATTTTCAGGCCAAGATCCTGCTCAAGATTTACTTGACATTAGACCTGTTTGTCATTACATGATGGGAGGACTTCATACAGATATTGACGGTGCAACTGAAATTCAAGGTGTATGGGCTGCAGGTGAAGCTGCCTGTAACAGCGTTCATGGCTCTAATCGTTTAGGTGCAAATTCCACTTCAGAATGTATCGTTTGGGGTAAAATTACCGGTGAATTGGCAATTGACTATATTCAAAAGAATGAATCTACAAATCCTTGGCCCCATCATTTGGTCGCTGCTGAAGAGAAGAGAATCTATGATGGAATATTTAGAGGAAATGGTGATGTTAATCCCTATGAAATTAGACAACAACTAACAGATACAATGAATGAAAAAGCATATGTCTACAAAAATGAAACAAATCTTGTTGAAGGTCTTAAAAAAATTCGTGAACTAAAAAAGCAAACTTGGAAACACGTTGACGATAAAGCAAAAGAATACAATACCAATTTTGCAAATGTAATGGAACTCGATTCTATGTTTAGAGTAGCAGAGATTGTTTTACTTGGAGCAATTAATAGAAAAGAATCTCGTGGTGCACATGCAAGAACTGATTATCCAAAACGTGATGATGCCAACTTTTTACATCACACTCTGGCTTATTACGATCCAAATGAACCCATCATGAAAACACATCCAGTTACAATTACTAAATATCAGCCAGTGGAGAGGAAATACTAG
- a CDS encoding succinate dehydrogenase yields the protein MPQDDRREGIKGMANPSRYGIERVAYWLMRLSGLGLLAYFVAHIYETSNILRGQVGWDEFLELTQTTEGHLFLAIVIAMCVFHTVNGIRVMLGHGGVGVGKPARPDYPYEPASQNYRHKIGIYSAILLAAIAMMYGLAVMFGE from the coding sequence ATGCCCCAAGACGATCGTAGAGAAGGTATCAAAGGAATGGCTAACCCAAGTCGATATGGAATTGAACGTGTTGCATATTGGCTAATGAGATTAAGTGGATTAGGATTATTGGCATATTTTGTAGCTCACATTTATGAAACAAGTAATATTCTAAGAGGGCAAGTCGGTTGGGATGAATTTCTTGAATTAACTCAGACTACCGAGGGACACCTGTTTTTGGCAATAGTAATTGCAATGTGTGTATTTCACACTGTTAATGGAATTAGAGTGATGTTGGGACATGGAGGAGTTGGGGTAGGAAAACCTGCAAGACCTGATTATCCATATGAGCCAGCATCGCAAAATTATAGACACAAAATAGGAATCTACTCTGCAATTCTTTTAGCTGCAATTGCAATGATGTACGGTTTGGCGGTAATGTTTGGTGAATGA